The genomic segment TCCGCCAGTTTCATGCCGCGCTCGGCCGCTTCAACTGCGATCTGCTGATTCTTGCCTTGTTCCTCGGCGGCGCGTAGCGATTGAACACTATCCGCCACTTCGTGGAAGGCGTCGTTTAGCGCCTGGTTATAAGTGGCGACTGCGCCGTCATAGGCGGCGACCCGACCCTTGAGTTGGGCGCGCAGCGCGCCGCCTTCAAAGATCGGCAGGTGGATTGCCGGTCCGCCGCCGACTACCTTGCTGCTATGGTTCAGGAATTGCGAGAAACTCAGGCTGGAAAAGCCGATCATGGCCGACAGGTTGATGTCCGGATAGAATTCGGTCTTGGCTACCTTGATATCGCTTTGCGCTGCTTCCACTTGCCAGCGTGCAGCCAGCACATCCGGCCGTCTTCCCATCAAGCCCAGTGGCAGCTGGTCCGGCAGCGCGATGGCGCTGTCCGCCGGCAGCACCGGCTGAGCGATTTTCAAACCACGGTCAGGGCCCTGGCCCATTAATGCAGCGATCTGATTACGCGTCAGTGCAATCGCTTCCTGCCATTGCGAACGTTCGGCGCGCAGACCGGCCACTTGCTGGCGGCTAGTTTGATTGTCGCTCTGGGTATCGAGACCGGCTGCGAAGCGTTGTTGGGTGAGCTTGTCCAATTTATCGCGCAGCGCCAGTTGTTGGTCAGTCAGATCCAGTTGCGCAAATTGACGGCCCAGTTGCAGCCATGCCTTCGAGATCGCTGCGGTCAACACCAGCCGCGCTGCATAATCCTCTGCTTGCGCGGCTTTGCTTTGCGATATGGCGGAGCGCAGCTGCTCGCTGTGCTTGCCCCAGAAATCCAGGTCGTAGCTAAAGTTCAAGGCGGTTTCATAGTCCGTCACATACATGCCGCCGAACGGTGGCGGATAAATGCTGTTTTCGGAAAAGCGTTCACGGGTAGCCGATAAACTGGCGCCGACTTGCGGTTTGCTGGTGGCGCCGGCCGCTTCGACCATGGCATGCGAAGCGGCGATACGGGCTGCCGCTGCCTGCAGATTTGGATTGGTGGCCAACGCTTCATCGACCAGTTGTTGCAGCGGGCTGCCGCCAATTGTGCTTACCCATGAACTGGCTGGCCATACGCCACCCTGGCCTGGCAGGGAGGTTGCAGTTGCGTAGTCGTCTGGACTGTTCGAGTGGGCAGTACTGTGAATTCCGCTGAAATTGGCACAGGCCGTCAGCAACAGTACTGCGGCGCTGATGGCAAGGCGTTGCGTGCCGAGTTTCGGCAGGCGGCGTCTGGATGAGGATGAAAGAGGGTTCATGTCGGTGTTGATTTGACGAGTTGATTTAGCGGCCACGGATAAAATGACTACAAAGAATAACGACAGGGAATGACGCGGGCGTTTTTCCGATTACTTAAAAATAATACTGTATGGATAGTTCTTGCATAGTCAATGTGTTTTCTCTGTTGGCGTACCACTTGCCAGCAGGCGTCGCAGCATTGATTTCAAAAAGCCGATCTCTTCTGCACTGAAATCTGAAAAGTGTTTGTTGAGCACGCCGCAAAATGCTTTTGGCATCTCTTTCGACAGTTCGACGCCATCGGCGGTCAGGTGCAGCTTCATCAAGCGTCTGTCATGCGCGCAGGGCTCGCGCGTGATCAGTTCGCGCGCCACCAGTCGGTCGATCATACGCTTAGTTGACGCCGCGTCGGTATACGTCTCGCGTGCAAGATCGGCGGCGGTAGAGTATTTCCCGGTTGACAGCATCAGAAGAATTGCTCCCTGAGCATGGGTGATCCCATATTTCGCCAGGGATTCATCCGAACTCTTGACCAGCATGGCACGCGACCGCGCCAGCAGATAGCCTATGCTTTCTTCTATCTGGTAGTTCTCCAGAGCAAATAATGGTGATGGGTTACTCACGGATTTCTCACAGACTTGTATTTAACTATTTTCTCATTTGCAACGAATGCGCAATTTTATTGCCCTAATATTCATTGCCTAGGCAAGAGAATATACTGCAAAATAAACTTCTTTGCTGGCGACGCTCTAGAAACGTTCCTCAGGTTGCAGTTGTATTTTCCGGCGCAGGCGCGGCACATGCCGGTAAATGCAGCAATACAGTCAGGCCGCGCTGCTGCCTTGATGTCGCCAGCGTCACCGTACCTTGTGCGGCGATCACGATTTCTTTGACAATGGCAAGACCAAGGCCGGTGCCTTCCTGGCCGGGTGCGGCATTGCGGAAGAAGCGTTCAAATACGCGGTCGCGCACTTCGGCTGGAATGCCGGGGCCATTGTCGCTGACGCTGATTTCTATCTGCTCCGGGGTAGCGTTAACAGCCACCGTTACTTTGCCCTGCGCCGGCGTATAGCGGATCGCGTTGTCGACCAGGTTCATCATCATGGCGTTAAACAAGGCCTCGTTGCCCATCGCCCAGGCGTGCTCGATTTCGGTGTCGAGTCCAAGGTCGATATTCTTGCGTTGCGCCAGGTCGACAATTTCT from the Collimonas arenae genome contains:
- a CDS encoding efflux transporter outer membrane subunit; protein product: MNPLSSSSRRRLPKLGTQRLAISAAVLLLTACANFSGIHSTAHSNSPDDYATATSLPGQGGVWPASSWVSTIGGSPLQQLVDEALATNPNLQAAAARIAASHAMVEAAGATSKPQVGASLSATRERFSENSIYPPPFGGMYVTDYETALNFSYDLDFWGKHSEQLRSAISQSKAAQAEDYAARLVLTAAISKAWLQLGRQFAQLDLTDQQLALRDKLDKLTQQRFAAGLDTQSDNQTSRQQVAGLRAERSQWQEAIALTRNQIAALMGQGPDRGLKIAQPVLPADSAIALPDQLPLGLMGRRPDVLAARWQVEAAQSDIKVAKTEFYPDINLSAMIGFSSLSFSQFLNHSSKVVGGGPAIHLPIFEGGALRAQLKGRVAAYDGAVATYNQALNDAFHEVADSVQSLRAAEEQGKNQQIAVEAAERGMKLAEQRQQVGTANMLQVVSSQIGWLAARRLELDTRARRADLRVNLIKSLGGGFDGNATGLSPAEANAGSNPQASATN
- a CDS encoding MarR family winged helix-turn-helix transcriptional regulator; the protein is MSNPSPLFALENYQIEESIGYLLARSRAMLVKSSDESLAKYGITHAQGAILLMLSTGKYSTAADLARETYTDAASTKRMIDRLVARELITREPCAHDRRLMKLHLTADGVELSKEMPKAFCGVLNKHFSDFSAEEIGFLKSMLRRLLASGTPTEKTH